A single region of the Vicia villosa cultivar HV-30 ecotype Madison, WI linkage group LG4, Vvil1.0, whole genome shotgun sequence genome encodes:
- the LOC131595119 gene encoding PR5-like receptor kinase, with product MSNFHYQFPNSPPSFYSSSDDFNTQAQNTFDRFGDTVDSSMKWAVAESIVYGIVVITAVIAIVYAIIECLKKAGTAIPAYTQISTTEKDNQIFSNSSIPSTGKIEVVIPQESSRAEFPTMERFLSNINREKPIRFTPDSLDEITKSYSTILGSGAFGFVFKGELSSGENVAVKVLNCLDMGMEEQFKAEVSTIGRTYHNNLVKLYGFCFHHDTRALVYECVENGSLDKYLFGSTNRDVELQKLHEIAIGTAKGIAYLHEECQHRIIHYDIKPENVLLDMKLIPKIADFGLAKLRNRESNNTDINTHFRGTRGYAAPELWKAYPVTYKCDVYSFGILLFEIVGRRRHFDSSYSESQQWFPKWAWEMFENNELVVMLAFCGVEEKDNERAERMLKVALWCVQYSPNDRPLMSTVVKMLEGEIEILPPPFPFHNLVPGKQNLRSEGSVADSDTTASSWNTESVRECFGIKHNAFEIENAA from the exons TCTCCTCCTTCTTTTTACAGTTCATCAGATGATTTTAATACACAAGCTCAAAACACTTTTGACAGATTTGGTGACACGGTTGATTCTTCTATGAAATGGGCTGTAGCAGAATCTATAG TATATGGAATTGTGGTCATAACCGCTGTTATAGCAATAGTATATGCAATTATTGAGTGCTTGAAGAAAGCAGGAACAGCAATTCCTGCATACACTCAGATTTCAACAACAGAAAAGGATAATCAAATATTCTCAAACTCTTCAATTCCTTCAACCGGTAAAATCGAAGTGGTTATACCACAAGAGTCATCAAGAGCTGAATTTCCAACCATGGAAAGATTCTTAAGCAACATCAACCGAGAAAAACCAATCAGATTCACACCAGATAGCCTCGACGAAATCACCAAAAGCTACTCAACCATACTAGGTTCTGGCGCATTCGGCTTTGTCTTCAAAGGAGAGTTATCGAGCGGAGAAAACGTTGCTGTCAAAGTTCTCAACTGTTTGGATATGGGAATGGAAGAGCAATTCAAAGCCGAAGTTAGCACGATCGGAAGAACTTACCATAACAATCTAGTCAAACTTTATGGATTTTGTTTTCATCATGACACTAGAGCACTTGTTTATGAATGCGTTGAAAATGGTTCGCTAGATAAGTACTTGTTTGGAAGCACGAATCGCGATGTTGAGCTTCAAAAGCTTCACGAGATTGCTATTGGAACGGCTAAAGGAATCGCGTATTTACACGAGGAATGTCAGCATAGGATAATACATTATGATATCAAACCAGAAAATGTTCTTCTTGATATGAAATTAATACCGAAGATAGCTGATTTCGGGTTAGCGAAGTTAAGAAATAGAGAAAGTAACAACACTGATATAAATACTCACTTTAGAGGGACAAGGGGTTACGCTGCACCGGAGTTATGGAAGGCTTATCCAGTGACGTATAAGTGTGATGTTTATAGTTTTGGTATTCTTCTGTTTGAAATTGTGGGGAGGAGAAGGCATTTTGATTCGAGCTATAGTGAATCGCAGCAATGGTTTCCGAAATGGGCTTGGGAAATGTTTGAGAATAATGAGTTGGTTGTTATGCTCGCGTTTTGTGGAGTTGAAGAGAAGGATAATGAGAGAGCTGAGAGAATGTTGAAGGTTGCTCTATGGTGTGTTCAGTATTCGCCGAATGATAGGCCTCTGATGAGTACTGTGGTGAAGATGTTAGAAGGTGAGATAGAAATTTTGCCTCCTCCGTTTCCGTTTCATAATCTTGTTCCTGGTAAACAAAATTTGAGATCGGAGGGAAGTGTTGCGGATTCGGATACTACTGCATCGTCCTGGAATACAGAATCTGTTAGGGAATGTTTCGGAATAAAACACAATGCATTTGAGATCGAAAATGCTGCATAG